From a single Peromyscus maniculatus bairdii isolate BWxNUB_F1_BW_parent chromosome 4, HU_Pman_BW_mat_3.1, whole genome shotgun sequence genomic region:
- the LOC102918412 gene encoding olfactory receptor 10A7-like, with product MGHMKTNFTVTEFVFLGLSSDPKVQLVLFFVFLLFYILSVVGNIIIITIIQIEPRLQTPMYFFLTNLSFLDICYTSTNVPQMLSNMVGSKKTIPFASCATQMYFSLSFGMIECVLLGVMAYDRYVAICHPLHYTVIMDQNTCVQLAAISWSSSFLSSMVINVLTLSLPYCGPNVLNHFFCEVPSVLRLACTDTSLTEMVVFVFSIIIVFIPFLLIIVSYARILLSVLRMRSASGRHKALSTCASHLTVVTLFYGTAIFMYMRPQSKSSRAGGKVIAVFYTVVTPMLNPLIYSLRNQDVKGSLRRAITKKKT from the coding sequence ATGGGTCATATGAAAACAAACTTCACAGTGACTGAGTTTGTGTTTCTGGGGCTTTCATCTGATCCCAAGGTACAGCTGGTTCTCTTTTTTGTATTCCTGCTTTTCTATATATTGTCAGTGGTGGgcaatatcatcatcatcactattatcCAGATAGAACCTCGCCTGCAgacccccatgtacttcttcctcactAACTTGTCCTTTCTGGACATCTGTTATACATCCACCAATGTCCCACAGatgctttccaacatggtggggAGTAAAAAGACCATCCCATTTGCCAGCTGTGCTACCCAGATGTACTTCTCACTCTCCTTTGGAATGATTGAATGTGTTCTCCTTGGTGTCATGGCTTATGACAGATATGTAGCCATTTGTCACCCTCTTCATTATACTGTTATTATGGATCAAAACACGTGTGTCCAACTGGCAGCCATTTCTTGGTCCAGTAGCTTCCTGAGTTCCATGGTCATCAATGTTCTCACCTTGAGCTTGCCCTACTGTGGACCAAATGTCCTGAATCACTTTTTCTGTGAGGTTCCTTCAGTTCTGAGGCTGGCTTGCACTGACACCTCACTCACTGAGATGGTGGTTTTTGTGTTCAGTATAATCATCGTgttcattcctttccttcttattaTTGTGTCCTATGCCAGAattcttctttctgttctcaGGATGCGATCAGCCTCTGGGAGGCACAAGGCTCTGTCCACCTGTGCCTCCCATCTCACAGTTGTGACCTTATTCTATGGAACTGCCATCTTTATGTACATGAGACCACAGTCAAAGTCCTCCAGGGCTGGTGGTAAGGTCATTGCAGTATTCTACACTGTAGTGACACCTATGCTCAACCCATTAATATACAGCCTAAGGAACCAGGATGTAAAAGGGTCTCTGAGGAGAGcaatcacaaaaaagaaaacttaa
- the LOC102918720 gene encoding olfactory receptor 5AR1, with amino-acid sequence MDTENHSVVTEFIFVGITQDPQLQIIFFVVFLIVYLVNVVGNVGMIILIITDNQLHTPMYFFLCNLSFVDLGYSSAIAPRMLADCLTKHKVISFASCATQFAFFVGFVDAECYVLAAMAYDRFVAICRPLHYSTLMSKKVCLALMLGSYLAGLVSLVAHTSLTFSLSYCGSNIINHFFCEIPPLLALSCSDTHISEILLFSLCGFIEFSTILIIFVSYAFILIAIIRMRSAEGRLKAFSTCGSHLTGVTLFYGTVMFMYLRPTSSYSLDQDKWASVFYTIIIPMLNPLIYSLRNKDVKAAFKKLIGRKPQ; translated from the coding sequence ATGGATACAGAAAATCACTCAGTTGTGACAGAGTTTATCTTTGTGGGCATCACTCAAGACCCTCAGCTGCAGATCATCTTTTTTGTGGTCTTCCTCATTGTCTACCTGGTCAATGTGGTAGGGAATGTTGGCATGATCATCCTGATCATAACAGACAATCAGCTTCACActcccatgtactttttcctctGCAACCTCTCCTTCGTTGACCTGGGCTACTCCTCTGCCATTGCTCCCAGGATGTTGGCTGATTGTCTGACCAAGCACAAAGTTATCTCTTTTGCCAGCTGTGCCACccaatttgctttctttgtgggttttgtggaTGCGGAGTGCTATGTTCTGGCTGCTATGGCCTATGACCGATTTGTGGCCATCTGCAGACCTCTTCACTATAGCACTCTCATGTCCAAGAAAGTCTGCTTGGCCCTGATGCTGGGCTCTTACCTGGCTGGCCTAGTGAGTTTAGTGGCCCACACTTCCCTCACTTTCAGCCTCAGTTACTGTGGTTCCAATATCATCAACCATTTCTTCTGTGAAAtcccaccactcctggctctctCTTGTTCAGATACCCACATCAGTGAGATACTGCTGTTCAGCTTGTGTGGCTTCATTGAGTTCAGCACCATCCTTATCATCTTTGTTTCCTATGCCTTCATCCTCATTGCAATCATCAGAATGCGATCAGCTGAAGGTCGCCTAAAGGCTTTTTCCACCTGTGGGTCTCACCTTACTGGTGTCACTCTCTTTTACGGTACAGTCATGTTCATGTATCTGAGGCCAACATCCAGCTACTCCCTGGACCAAGACAAGTGGGCCTCTGTGTTCTACACTATTATCATTCCTATGTTGAATCCTTTGATCTACAGTTTGCGGAACAAAGATGTGAAAGCTGCTTTCAAAAAACTGATCGGAAGAAAACCTCAATAA
- the LOC143272703 gene encoding olfactory receptor 5AP2 translates to MVRTVKGVQGKNETEVTEFILLGLSDNPDLQGVLFALFLVIYMMTLVGNLGMMALIKIDRCLHTPMYFFLSSLSFVDASYSSSVTPKMLVNLMAEDKSISFNGCAAQFFFFGSFLGTECFLLAMMAYDRYAAIWSPLLYPVLMSGRICFMLVITSFLAGFGNAAIHTGMTFRLSFCGSNKINHFYCDTPPLLKLSCSDTHINGIVIMAFSSFNVISCVLIVLISYLCILIAILRMPSAEGRHKAFSTCASHLMAVTIFFGTILFMYLRPTSSYSMEQDKVVSVFYTVVIPMLNPLIYSLKNKDVKEAVKKILQKHLL, encoded by the coding sequence ATGGTCAGAACTGTGAAAGGAGTTCAAGGCAAAAATGAGACAGAAGTGACAGAATTTATCCTCCTGGGCCTCTCAGACAATCCAGATCTGCAAGGCGTCctttttgcattgtttctggTGATCTACATGATGACCCTGGTGGGTAATTTGGGCATGATGGCACTGATTAAGATTGACCGCTGTCTGCACACACCTATGTACTTCTTTCTCAGCAGCCTTTCCTTTGTTGACGCCTCTTATTCTTCTTCTGTCACTCCTAAGATGCTGGTGAACCTCATGGCTGAGGATAAGAGCATTTCTTTCAATGGGTGTGCTGCCCAGTTCTTCTTCTTTGGCTCCTTCTTGGGAACTGAATGCTTCCTGCTAGCCATGATGGCATATGACCGCTATGCAGCCATTTGGAGTCCCCTGTTGTACCCAGTTCTCATGTCTGGGAGAATTTGTTTCATGTTGGTGATTACTTCATTCCTAGCAGGCTTTGGCAATGCAGCCATCCACACAGGGATGACTTTCAGATTGTCCTTTTGTGGCTCTAATAAGATCAATCATTTCTATTGTgacaccccacccctgctcaaaCTCTCTTGCTCTGACACTCATATTAATGGCATTGTGATTATGGCTTTCTCCAGCTTCAATGTCATCAGCTGTGTTCTGATTGTTCTCATTTCTTATCTGTGTATCCTCATTGCCATATTGAGGATGCCTTCTGCAGAAGGAAGACACAAAGCCTTCTCTACCTGTGCCTCCCACCTCATGGCTGTCACCATCTTCTTTGGAACAATTCTTTTCATGTACTTGCGTCCTACCTCTAGCTACTCaatggaacaagacaaggttgtctctGTATTTTATACAGTAGTGATTCCTATGCTTAACCCTCTTAtctacagtttaaaaaataaagatgtgaaAGAGGCAGTGAAGAAAATCCTACAGAAACATTTGCTTTGA